A single window of Halodesulfovibrio sp. DNA harbors:
- the clpA gene encoding ATP-dependent Clp protease ATP-binding subunit ClpA produces the protein MLSMHLEQAIANAVHEVQERNHEFLTLEHLLYGIAQEDQGYFILEQAGADVPSLLNRVEVFFASHLEPLPEDVPTEIIRTISVQRVLQRAAMQMQSSGREVVEIGDVLASIYEEEDSYALYFLRHMEVTRLDILEVVSHEMDGGEWAMMGEEAANESRTDSLSEFCVNLTEKAKQGEIDPLIGRKAELERTIQVLARRRKNNPLFVGEPGVGKTALAEGLAVRIIDGNVPESFHDAHIYALDMGSLLAGTKYRGDFESRLKGVIQDLKKIEGAILFIDEIHTIVGAGATTGGSMDASNILKPVLASGGIKCIGSTTYEEYKNHFEKDRALSRRFQKIDVPEPTNDECMAILKGLKPYYEEHHGVRYSQPAIKAAVTLSARYITERFLPDKAIDVIDEAGAAYRLHGTHRKSNTITANDIERVVAKMARIPEQRVSTGDKQKLSGLVDDLKAQVFGQDKAVDIVGKAILRSRAGLGRDDRPTGSFLFYGPTGVGKTELARQLASQLGVQFLRYDMSEYMEKHAVSRLIGAPPGYVGFDQGGQLTDSVRKHPHAVVLLDEIEKAHPDIFNILLQVMDYATLTDNSGRKADFRNVIIIMTSNAGAREMAAKSIGFGSQGEMDVAQRGLKAVERTFSPEFRNRLDAMVPFHGLAESIMEQIVDKFVAELEDMLKSKRVKISLTDAARKRLAVKGYDNAFGARPMRRVIRTGLEDAIAHEVLFGDLQKGGVATVDVKDEKAPQSAEDLGLSMTFVPLSAKSTKKKK, from the coding sequence ATGCTGAGTATGCATTTAGAACAGGCTATCGCGAATGCTGTACATGAAGTACAAGAACGCAATCATGAATTTTTGACCCTTGAGCACCTCCTTTATGGGATTGCACAGGAAGATCAGGGGTACTTTATTTTGGAACAAGCTGGTGCGGATGTTCCTTCTCTGTTGAATCGAGTAGAAGTTTTTTTCGCATCACATCTTGAACCGTTACCGGAAGATGTTCCAACAGAGATTATCCGCACAATAAGCGTGCAACGTGTATTGCAGCGTGCTGCTATGCAAATGCAGTCCTCTGGTCGTGAGGTTGTTGAAATTGGTGACGTGCTGGCATCAATCTATGAGGAAGAAGATTCCTATGCCCTGTACTTCCTTCGCCATATGGAAGTAACCCGTCTGGACATTCTCGAAGTAGTTTCACATGAGATGGATGGCGGAGAGTGGGCTATGATGGGCGAAGAAGCGGCAAATGAATCCCGTACCGACTCCCTTTCAGAATTTTGTGTGAATCTAACAGAGAAAGCAAAGCAAGGCGAGATTGACCCGCTTATCGGGAGAAAGGCGGAACTGGAACGCACAATTCAAGTTCTTGCCCGTCGTCGCAAAAACAACCCGTTGTTTGTCGGGGAGCCGGGGGTAGGTAAAACTGCGCTTGCGGAAGGGCTTGCTGTCCGTATTATTGATGGCAATGTTCCTGAAAGTTTCCATGACGCACACATTTATGCACTCGATATGGGATCACTCCTTGCGGGTACAAAGTATCGTGGTGATTTTGAATCTCGTTTGAAAGGCGTTATTCAAGATCTTAAAAAGATAGAAGGAGCAATCCTTTTTATTGACGAAATTCATACTATTGTTGGTGCAGGTGCGACAACGGGCGGCTCTATGGACGCTTCAAATATTCTTAAGCCTGTTCTTGCCAGCGGTGGAATTAAATGCATTGGTTCCACAACGTATGAAGAGTATAAAAACCATTTTGAAAAAGATCGTGCACTTTCACGCCGATTCCAGAAAATTGATGTTCCGGAACCGACTAATGATGAATGTATGGCAATTTTGAAAGGATTAAAGCCATACTATGAAGAGCATCATGGTGTTCGCTACAGTCAGCCTGCTATAAAAGCTGCTGTAACGCTGTCAGCACGGTACATAACTGAGCGTTTTCTGCCAGACAAAGCTATTGATGTCATTGACGAAGCCGGAGCCGCGTATCGTCTGCATGGAACACACCGTAAAAGCAATACCATTACAGCAAACGATATTGAGCGTGTTGTAGCAAAAATGGCGCGGATTCCTGAGCAGCGTGTATCTACAGGCGATAAGCAAAAACTTTCCGGTCTTGTGGATGATCTTAAAGCACAAGTGTTCGGACAGGACAAGGCTGTAGATATAGTCGGTAAAGCTATTTTACGAAGCCGTGCAGGGCTGGGTAGAGATGACCGTCCAACAGGATCATTTTTATTCTATGGTCCTACTGGTGTTGGTAAAACCGAGCTTGCACGTCAGCTTGCAAGCCAGCTTGGTGTCCAATTTCTTAGATATGACATGAGTGAATATATGGAGAAACATGCTGTTTCCCGTTTGATCGGAGCGCCTCCGGGATATGTTGGCTTCGATCAGGGCGGACAGCTGACAGACTCAGTCCGTAAACACCCTCATGCTGTTGTCTTGCTTGATGAAATTGAAAAAGCACATCCAGACATTTTCAATATTCTCTTGCAGGTGATGGACTATGCAACGTTGACGGACAACTCTGGTCGTAAAGCAGATTTCCGTAATGTTATCATCATAATGACATCAAATGCCGGTGCTCGTGAGATGGCAGCAAAGTCTATCGGTTTTGGTTCTCAGGGTGAAATGGATGTGGCACAGCGCGGGCTTAAAGCCGTAGAGCGTACTTTCAGTCCAGAATTCAGAAACCGCCTTGATGCAATGGTTCCGTTCCACGGGCTTGCAGAGTCCATTATGGAACAGATTGTAGACAAGTTTGTGGCTGAATTGGAAGACATGCTTAAATCTAAACGGGTGAAGATTTCTTTAACAGATGCGGCGCGTAAGCGTTTGGCTGTTAAAGGATATGACAACGCCTTTGGTGCCCGCCCGATGCGCAGAGTTATACGAACAGGGCTTGAGGATGCCATTGCGCATGAAGTACTGTTTGGTGACCTGCAAAAAGGCGGGGTCGCAACAGTTGATGTTAAAGATGAGAAAGCGCCGCAGAGTGCAGAAGACCTTGGTTTGAGTATGACCTTTGTGCCCTTGAGTGCAAAGAGTACAAAAAAGAAAAAATAA
- the ligA gene encoding NAD-dependent DNA ligase LigA, which translates to MSDSTTLSLSEAQKRVPQLREELEHHSYLYYVQDAPEITDAEYDVLFRELKGLEEAYPELLTPDSPTMKIGGEVLPSLQSQDHSLRMYSLDNAFNAEDFLAFVDRIKRHQAEADLSFWIDPKMDGLAMEIIYENGSFSVALTRGDGTSGEVVTHTVRTIKNVPLRLRGDNIPTRLEVRGEVVIRRDAFAQLNETQRKYGKKTFANPRNAAAGSVRQLDSSVAAARPLMFLAYGIGIVEWEDGSQPWETQQAIINGLSDLGFTVPPDAQLCESPADVTALFEQLGEKRDSLPFEIDGMVAKINDLELQRALGFTARFPRWAIAFKFPAQQAVTRLESIAIQVGRTGVLTPVAVLEPVEVGGVVVSRATLHNEDEIQAKGLMEGDMVIVQRAGDVIPEVVRALVEKRDGSEKEFVFPKQCPVCHSEAVREEGEAAWRCINVTCPAVVKRSIVHFVSKAGLDIQGVGKSWVEKLVDKGLVKDPVDLFEVKRLDLMQFEGMGPVSAQKFVAALAEAKKAAPLSRFICALGIRHVGEQTGKVLAKTYSDLDALALANVTELQGLPDVGAEIAESIVDFFDNDANKAMLERFKAIGLNPRQEETAVIDEEHPLAGKTVVFTGSLTTKRADAKKMAESVGAKAVGSVSKKLDYLIAGEKAGSKLAKAEQLGIKILTEDEFLAMYKNESSETVDSDAVAAADETPSTVVEPLRATDEALATVDKENVETVAAEIAAEPALSESENQTGQGLDGLGQKYATVAESTKNESVVEKQATDKKGGTKKKKQSAESQHSLFG; encoded by the coding sequence ATGTCTGATTCTACCACGTTATCTCTTTCTGAAGCGCAAAAGCGAGTACCCCAACTCCGAGAGGAGTTAGAGCATCATAGCTATTTATATTATGTTCAGGACGCGCCTGAAATTACAGATGCTGAATATGATGTTCTGTTTCGGGAATTGAAAGGGCTTGAAGAAGCATACCCCGAATTGCTTACACCAGACTCCCCGACAATGAAGATCGGGGGTGAAGTTCTTCCAAGCTTACAATCGCAAGATCATAGCCTGCGTATGTACAGCTTGGACAACGCATTTAATGCAGAAGACTTTCTAGCCTTTGTGGATCGCATTAAACGTCATCAGGCAGAAGCAGACTTGTCTTTTTGGATTGATCCTAAAATGGATGGTCTCGCAATGGAGATCATTTATGAGAATGGCTCTTTTTCTGTTGCCCTGACAAGGGGAGATGGAACTTCTGGTGAGGTTGTAACTCATACAGTAAGAACTATTAAAAATGTGCCGCTACGTTTACGTGGGGACAATATCCCGACTCGTCTCGAAGTACGAGGTGAAGTTGTCATTCGACGAGATGCTTTTGCACAGTTGAATGAGACACAACGTAAGTACGGTAAAAAGACGTTTGCTAATCCGCGTAACGCTGCGGCGGGGTCTGTTCGTCAGTTAGATTCTTCTGTTGCGGCTGCTCGTCCTCTTATGTTTCTTGCCTATGGTATAGGTATTGTCGAATGGGAAGATGGAAGTCAGCCATGGGAAACACAGCAAGCTATCATAAATGGCTTGTCTGATCTTGGCTTTACTGTTCCGCCTGATGCGCAGCTTTGCGAAAGTCCGGCAGACGTTACTGCACTCTTTGAGCAACTGGGTGAAAAACGCGATTCATTGCCATTTGAAATTGACGGGATGGTTGCCAAGATAAATGATCTCGAATTGCAACGCGCGCTTGGTTTTACTGCTCGTTTTCCTCGATGGGCGATTGCATTTAAATTTCCTGCGCAACAAGCTGTTACCAGACTTGAGTCAATTGCTATTCAAGTTGGGCGAACTGGGGTGTTAACTCCTGTGGCTGTTCTAGAGCCTGTTGAAGTTGGCGGTGTTGTTGTATCCCGTGCAACGTTGCATAACGAAGATGAGATTCAGGCAAAAGGTCTTATGGAAGGGGATATGGTTATCGTTCAGCGTGCTGGCGATGTTATTCCTGAAGTAGTCCGCGCTCTGGTAGAAAAACGTGATGGTTCTGAAAAAGAGTTTGTCTTCCCGAAACAGTGCCCTGTGTGCCACTCTGAAGCAGTGCGTGAAGAAGGTGAAGCTGCATGGCGCTGTATCAACGTAACGTGCCCTGCGGTTGTTAAGCGTTCAATTGTACATTTTGTTTCAAAGGCTGGGCTTGATATTCAAGGCGTCGGTAAAAGCTGGGTTGAGAAGCTTGTAGACAAAGGGTTGGTTAAAGACCCTGTAGACCTTTTTGAAGTGAAGCGTCTTGATCTCATGCAATTTGAAGGTATGGGACCTGTTTCTGCGCAAAAGTTTGTTGCTGCACTTGCTGAAGCAAAGAAAGCCGCACCTCTGTCCCGATTTATATGTGCACTTGGAATTCGGCACGTTGGAGAACAGACCGGTAAAGTACTGGCGAAAACATATAGTGATTTGGATGCACTTGCTCTTGCTAATGTAACAGAGCTTCAAGGGCTTCCAGATGTTGGAGCAGAGATTGCTGAGTCTATAGTCGACTTTTTTGATAATGACGCAAACAAAGCAATGCTTGAGCGCTTTAAGGCTATAGGGTTGAATCCTCGGCAAGAGGAAACCGCGGTAATAGACGAGGAGCATCCTCTCGCAGGTAAAACAGTTGTATTTACAGGCTCCCTCACAACAAAACGTGCTGATGCTAAAAAGATGGCAGAAAGCGTAGGGGCGAAAGCTGTAGGAAGTGTTTCTAAAAAACTGGATTACCTTATTGCAGGAGAAAAAGCCGGAAGTAAGCTTGCAAAGGCAGAGCAACTCGGGATAAAAATTTTGACGGAAGATGAATTTTTAGCAATGTATAAGAATGAATCTTCAGAAACTGTGGACTCTGATGCTGTGGCGGCAGCGGATGAGACTCCTTCAACTGTCGTAGAACCTCTTCGGGCAACAGATGAAGCTTTGGCTACTGTAGATAAAGAGAATGTAGAGACTGTTGCGGCGGAGATTGCTGCTGAGCCTGCTCTTTCTGAAAGCGAGAACCAAACCGGACAGGGCTTAGATGGGCTTGGACAGAAATACGCTACGGTTGCTGAATCTACAAAAAATGAAAGTGTTGTTGAAAAGCAAGCTACAGACAAGAAGGGTGGAACAAAAAAGAAAAAACAATCAGCAGAGTCGCAACATAGTTTGTTTGGCTAA
- the aat gene encoding leucyl/phenylalanyl-tRNA--protein transferase has translation MTVYLLSEEDVSFPNPALADQEGLLAVGGDLRMERLVNGYANGIFPWYDDDSPILWWSPDPRFVLYPQNLHIPRSLRRVLNSRKFTVKIDTAFEEVMRNCAMSQRPDEEGTWIVEEMIEAYCALNEAGLAHSIETWRDDTLVGGLYGVSLGKVFYGESMFFKESDASKVALVWLARLLVAAGFEMIDCQQVTDNLERFGAVAISREEFLDTLHNALDAPTIQGQWTFPEDFFPL, from the coding sequence ATGACAGTTTATTTATTATCAGAAGAAGATGTTTCCTTTCCAAATCCTGCATTGGCAGACCAAGAAGGTTTGCTTGCCGTTGGCGGCGACTTGCGCATGGAAAGACTTGTTAATGGTTATGCTAACGGTATCTTCCCTTGGTATGACGATGATTCTCCAATCCTTTGGTGGTCACCAGATCCGCGGTTTGTCCTGTATCCTCAAAATCTGCATATTCCTCGCAGCCTTCGGCGTGTTCTCAACTCCCGCAAATTCACCGTAAAGATAGATACTGCTTTTGAAGAAGTAATGCGCAACTGCGCTATGTCACAGCGTCCTGACGAGGAAGGTACGTGGATTGTTGAAGAGATGATTGAAGCCTATTGTGCACTAAATGAAGCAGGATTGGCGCATTCAATTGAAACATGGCGCGACGATACGCTTGTGGGTGGATTGTACGGCGTATCACTGGGAAAGGTTTTTTACGGTGAGTCCATGTTCTTTAAAGAGTCTGACGCTTCTAAGGTTGCTCTTGTATGGTTAGCTAGACTGCTCGTTGCGGCGGGGTTTGAGATGATTGACTGCCAGCAAGTAACAGACAACCTTGAGCGTTTTGGGGCTGTGGCTATATCGCGTGAAGAATTTTTAGATACACTTCATAACGCGCTGGATGCCCCTACAATTCAAGGGCAATGGACATTTCCAGAGGATTTTTTCCCGTTGTAA
- a CDS encoding ATP-dependent Clp protease adaptor ClpS — protein MAEHHRPDFDSDILLEEKLKEPRKFRVLMHNDDYTTMDFVILILVEVFRKTTQQATQIMLSIHEKGTGECGVYTAEVAETKIAIVRARAKEAGYPLKCSMEEV, from the coding sequence ATGGCTGAACATCATAGACCTGATTTTGATTCTGATATTCTGCTTGAAGAAAAGCTTAAAGAGCCTCGGAAATTCCGTGTGCTTATGCATAATGATGACTATACCACAATGGATTTTGTCATTTTAATTCTTGTTGAAGTGTTTCGTAAAACGACTCAGCAGGCTACACAGATTATGCTGAGTATTCACGAAAAAGGCACAGGAGAATGCGGTGTGTATACCGCAGAAGTTGCGGAAACTAAAATTGCAATAGTCCGTGCAAGAGCGAAGGAAGCTGGATATCCTCTAAAATGCTCAATGGAGGAAGTGTAA
- a CDS encoding DUF190 domain-containing protein, with product MHTLQGTAQRLSIYISEKDQFEGKNLHEVIMEQAQHASLAGLSVFRGLYSYGRDKKIHSMGVLRISEDLPLLIQIIDTKENIQSFIPKLRQFAPEALILQEDVTVIPTAEKRA from the coding sequence ATGCATACACTGCAAGGTACCGCACAACGATTGAGCATTTACATCAGTGAAAAAGATCAATTTGAAGGAAAAAACTTGCATGAAGTCATCATGGAACAGGCACAACACGCAAGCTTAGCTGGACTTTCTGTCTTCCGCGGGCTTTACAGCTACGGACGCGACAAGAAAATACACTCTATGGGAGTGTTGCGCATTTCCGAAGACCTCCCCCTTCTTATACAAATTATCGACACAAAAGAGAATATTCAAAGCTTTATTCCCAAATTAAGACAATTTGCTCCCGAAGCACTTATTCTACAAGAAGACGTAACAGTTATTCCTACAGCCGAAAAAAGGGCATAA
- a CDS encoding CrcB family protein has translation MTKIILLFCAGGLGSLSRYLLSGVFQRAINITFPIGTYLVNIIGCFLFGLIWAYAQDRLFLSTEARTIILTGFMGAFTTFSTFIFESAALLDSAQWLYFLLNVAGQIITGVILLKFGLTLGRLL, from the coding sequence ATGACAAAGATCATTCTATTATTCTGTGCAGGAGGATTAGGCAGTTTAAGCCGTTATTTACTCTCTGGAGTATTTCAACGTGCTATAAACATAACGTTTCCTATCGGCACATACCTCGTTAACATCATCGGTTGTTTTCTGTTTGGTCTCATCTGGGCATATGCACAAGATAGACTCTTTCTTTCAACAGAAGCACGAACAATTATACTTACCGGCTTCATGGGCGCATTTACGACATTCTCGACATTCATCTTCGAATCAGCTGCATTGCTCGATTCAGCACAATGGCTTTACTTTCTTTTGAATGTTGCAGGACAAATTATCACAGGAGTCATTCTTCTTAAATTTGGACTTACGCTTGGCAGACTTCTGTAG
- a CDS encoding class IV adenylate cyclase, with amino-acid sequence MAFEIELKFIHINQVLLREKLSALGGLCKGRHLERNVVFDTPLREMKSADKLLRLRAKQWKDKEEAVLTLKLPPEGDVPADVKIYDERETKVESFDGTYGILEGLGYEGAFRYDKMREEWIFENVEICLDELSFDTVVELEGSRDDIFAVAATLSLPLEQSSTATYHDLHRAYRERENLAPQDSFYFTDEECQQLLKTL; translated from the coding sequence ATGGCGTTCGAAATTGAACTTAAATTTATACATATTAACCAAGTGTTGCTGCGCGAAAAACTATCAGCACTCGGCGGCTTATGTAAAGGAAGACATCTGGAACGTAACGTAGTGTTTGATACGCCGCTACGAGAAATGAAAAGTGCCGATAAGCTGCTGCGTCTGCGTGCGAAGCAATGGAAGGATAAAGAAGAAGCAGTTTTGACATTGAAGCTTCCACCGGAAGGTGACGTGCCTGCCGATGTGAAAATATACGACGAGCGTGAAACAAAAGTTGAGAGCTTTGACGGAACGTATGGTATCCTCGAAGGGCTTGGGTATGAAGGAGCCTTTCGTTATGATAAAATGCGTGAAGAGTGGATTTTTGAAAATGTTGAAATATGCCTCGATGAGTTGTCATTTGACACAGTTGTAGAACTGGAAGGTTCTCGTGACGATATTTTTGCGGTAGCGGCAACGTTGTCTTTACCGCTGGAGCAGTCTTCTACAGCGACATATCATGATCTGCACAGAGCGTATCGTGAAAGAGAAAATCTTGCTCCGCAGGATAGTTTTTATTTTACAGATGAAGAATGTCAGCAGTTGCTGAAAACCCTATAG
- the uvrB gene encoding excinuclease ABC subunit UvrB, with protein MQDKLFTLETSFSPQGDQPQAIEELTTNLEQGVQDQILLGVTGSGKTFTVAQTIARAQRPALILAPNKTLAAQLYNEFKELFPHNAVEYFVSYYDYYQPEAYVPSSDTYIEKDSSINDNIDKLRHAATHALLTRRDVIIIASVSCIYGLGSPEYYAKLVIPVEVGQALSMDEIITRLVEVQYERNDYDFHRGTFRVRGDVLEIIPAYHHEKALRIEFFGDDIDAIHEIDPITGNILGQVGKTVIYPASHYVSDKDNLKRAVSDIRDELQVRLTEFNSGNKLVEAQRLEQRTMLDLEMIEEMGYCTGIENYSRHLDSRKEGEPPACLLDYFPKDFLLFIDESHITVSQVGAMYKGDRSRKSTLVDFGFRLPSALDNRPLEFNEFLERIGQTVYVSATPGKWELERTQGLVVEQIIRPTGLIDPQLEVRPTKGQMDDLLGECKARIAKNERVLITTLTKRMAEDLTEYFKSMGVNTRYLHSDIDALERMAIIQALRKKECDVLVGINLLREGLDIPEVSLVAILDADKEGFLRSVGSLIQTFGRAARNASGKVIMYADVVTRSMKAAMGETDRRREKQVAFNEEHGIVPQTIMKRIDTPFDSIASTASEAEKEKKGRKGISIAPEIEHDPKKLAKMIAKLEREMREAAKELEFEKAAELRDQIHVLRERLLETG; from the coding sequence ATGCAGGATAAGCTGTTTACATTAGAAACTTCATTTTCTCCGCAGGGTGACCAGCCTCAAGCAATTGAAGAGCTGACAACAAACTTGGAGCAAGGCGTACAGGATCAAATTTTGCTTGGTGTTACCGGCTCTGGTAAAACTTTTACCGTGGCGCAGACCATTGCCCGTGCGCAGCGTCCTGCTCTTATTCTTGCCCCTAACAAAACATTAGCAGCGCAGTTGTATAATGAATTTAAAGAGCTGTTTCCGCATAATGCTGTGGAATATTTTGTAAGCTATTATGATTACTATCAGCCGGAAGCTTATGTTCCGTCATCAGACACATATATCGAAAAAGATTCATCCATTAATGATAATATTGATAAGTTGCGCCACGCTGCCACACATGCGTTGCTAACGAGACGTGATGTTATCATCATTGCGTCCGTATCCTGTATATATGGTCTTGGTTCTCCAGAGTACTATGCCAAGCTGGTTATCCCCGTAGAAGTAGGGCAAGCCCTGTCTATGGATGAAATTATTACGCGCTTGGTAGAAGTTCAGTATGAACGTAATGACTACGATTTCCACCGTGGTACATTCAGGGTGCGGGGCGATGTGCTGGAGATTATTCCGGCATATCATCATGAAAAAGCACTACGCATTGAATTTTTTGGTGATGACATAGATGCAATCCACGAAATAGATCCTATCACAGGTAATATTCTTGGACAGGTTGGAAAGACTGTCATTTACCCAGCCAGTCACTACGTATCTGATAAAGACAACTTGAAGCGTGCTGTGTCCGATATACGTGATGAGCTTCAAGTGCGTCTGACAGAGTTTAATTCAGGGAATAAGCTGGTTGAAGCGCAGCGTTTAGAGCAGCGTACAATGCTGGATCTCGAAATGATAGAAGAGATGGGGTACTGTACCGGTATTGAAAACTACTCACGGCATTTAGACTCTCGTAAAGAGGGCGAACCACCAGCATGTTTGCTTGACTACTTCCCTAAAGATTTCCTGCTGTTCATTGATGAAAGCCATATTACTGTGTCACAAGTTGGCGCAATGTATAAAGGTGACCGTTCGCGTAAAAGCACGCTTGTAGATTTCGGTTTCCGCCTTCCTTCTGCTTTGGATAACCGCCCGCTTGAATTTAATGAATTCTTAGAGCGCATAGGTCAAACTGTATATGTCTCAGCAACACCGGGTAAATGGGAATTAGAACGTACCCAAGGACTTGTTGTTGAACAGATTATTCGTCCGACAGGTCTTATTGACCCACAGCTTGAAGTACGCCCAACCAAAGGGCAGATGGATGATTTGCTGGGAGAATGTAAAGCCCGTATTGCTAAGAATGAACGAGTGCTCATTACAACCCTGACTAAGCGTATGGCGGAAGACTTAACGGAATACTTTAAGAGTATGGGAGTTAACACCCGTTACTTGCACTCAGATATTGACGCTTTGGAGCGTATGGCAATTATTCAAGCGTTACGTAAAAAAGAGTGTGACGTGCTGGTTGGGATCAATTTATTGCGAGAAGGTCTTGATATTCCGGAAGTTTCTTTGGTAGCTATATTAGATGCGGACAAAGAAGGGTTCTTGCGTTCTGTCGGGTCATTAATTCAGACATTTGGTCGTGCTGCCCGTAATGCGAGCGGTAAAGTTATTATGTATGCCGATGTTGTTACGCGAAGCATGAAAGCGGCAATGGGTGAGACAGACCGTAGGCGCGAAAAACAGGTTGCGTTTAACGAAGAGCACGGCATTGTTCCGCAGACCATTATGAAGCGGATTGATACACCGTTCGACTCTATTGCCTCAACTGCTTCAGAAGCAGAGAAAGAGAAAAAAGGTCGTAAAGGTATATCAATTGCGCCAGAGATTGAACATGATCCAAAGAAACTTGCAAAGATGATCGCTAAACTGGAACGTGAAATGCGCGAAGCAGCCAAAGAACTAGAGTTTGAAAAAGCTGCTGAATTGCGAGATCAAATTCATGTCCTTCGGGAGCGTCTTTTAGAAACAGGCTAA
- a CDS encoding TrkA family potassium uptake protein — MRLFSKSFIVRLIKLRNQMGVFWPLMVSQLSIAGVVVLAVYGYMELEGWSMSDSIYMVIITLSTVGFGEVQPLSSEGRMLTSFLILAGVGNFAFILGAFSQLLVEGKFFHFIGSRRVVKTISKLKGHCVVCGYGRIGSVVVDEIIAEAQDVVVIEHDPEAVKNLQEEGILYIEGDATSDEVLMQSGIANAKNLITALSEDAANVYVVLSARQMNQNLNIVSRASTPQRVSKLKQAGADSVILPNHIGGLRLAQSVLRPTVTSFMELAYGRSTMAIQMEELTISADSPLVGKDLIQSELRPKFNLIVIAIKKDNQDMIFNPEGRTVLEAGNTIIAVGAQEQLEEFAQLL, encoded by the coding sequence ATGAGGTTGTTTTCCAAATCGTTTATTGTCCGACTCATCAAGCTCCGTAACCAGATGGGAGTCTTCTGGCCGCTTATGGTCAGTCAGCTTTCTATAGCTGGTGTAGTCGTGCTGGCAGTCTACGGCTATATGGAGCTTGAAGGCTGGTCGATGTCTGATTCCATTTATATGGTAATCATTACCCTTTCTACAGTGGGCTTTGGGGAAGTTCAGCCTCTATCCAGTGAAGGACGAATGCTGACTTCGTTTCTTATTTTGGCTGGTGTGGGTAACTTTGCCTTTATTCTTGGTGCGTTTTCCCAGTTGCTAGTGGAAGGAAAGTTTTTTCATTTTATCGGGAGCCGTAGAGTGGTTAAAACAATCAGCAAGCTCAAAGGACATTGTGTTGTTTGTGGGTATGGTCGCATTGGTTCTGTTGTAGTTGATGAGATTATAGCAGAAGCGCAGGACGTTGTAGTTATTGAGCATGATCCAGAAGCGGTTAAAAATCTTCAGGAAGAGGGGATTCTTTATATTGAAGGAGATGCGACCTCTGATGAAGTTTTAATGCAGTCCGGCATTGCAAACGCGAAAAATCTTATTACAGCGCTGTCAGAAGATGCTGCAAACGTATATGTTGTCCTGAGTGCCCGGCAGATGAACCAGAATTTGAATATTGTTTCAAGAGCCAGTACTCCGCAGCGCGTAAGTAAGTTGAAACAGGCGGGAGCAGATTCGGTTATTCTTCCGAACCATATAGGTGGACTCCGTCTTGCGCAGTCTGTGCTTCGACCGACTGTGACTAGTTTTATGGAGCTTGCGTACGGAAGAAGCACTATGGCTATTCAAATGGAAGAACTCACAATCAGTGCAGATTCTCCGCTTGTGGGTAAAGACCTTATTCAGTCTGAGCTTCGTCCTAAATTTAATCTTATTGTTATCGCTATTAAAAAAGATAATCAGGACATGATATTTAACCCGGAAGGGCGCACGGTTCTTGAAGCGGGTAACACGATTATTGCCGTAGGCGCTCAGGAGCAGCTTGAAGAGTTTGCACAGCTGCTGTGA
- a CDS encoding NAD(P)/FAD-dependent oxidoreductase, producing the protein MTTPDGAILQRDKQTYAIVPRTPAGMLTPDVLETIAYVCRKYEVPIIKITSGQRMALVGMKEEQVEPIWEELKWKVGRATELCVHYVQACPGTAVCKLGVQDSLGFGLEIEESMYGKPFPAKVKFGISGCPMCCGESRVRDIGLIGTKKGWEVIVGGNSGPRPRIGDTLAKDLTQEEAQALIEKFLDYYRENSGKRVRISKFVEKMGIDAIKEAVL; encoded by the coding sequence ATGACAACTCCTGATGGTGCAATTTTACAGCGCGACAAGCAGACCTATGCAATCGTTCCACGTACTCCGGCAGGCATGCTTACTCCAGACGTTCTGGAGACTATTGCATATGTCTGTCGTAAGTACGAAGTACCAATTATTAAGATTACTTCAGGTCAGCGCATGGCTCTTGTTGGTATGAAAGAAGAGCAAGTTGAACCTATTTGGGAAGAACTTAAATGGAAGGTTGGACGAGCAACTGAGCTTTGCGTTCATTATGTTCAGGCATGCCCAGGTACAGCTGTCTGTAAGCTCGGCGTTCAGGATTCCCTCGGTTTCGGTTTAGAAATCGAAGAGTCCATGTACGGCAAGCCTTTCCCTGCAAAAGTTAAGTTTGGTATTTCCGGCTGTCCAATGTGCTGTGGCGAAAGCCGTGTGCGTGATATTGGACTTATTGGTACAAAAAAAGGCTGGGAAGTTATTGTAGGTGGCAACTCCGGTCCTCGTCCACGTATCGGTGATACTCTCGCTAAAGATCTCACTCAGGAAGAAGCTCAGGCTCTTATTGAAAAGTTCCTCGACTACTACCGTGAGAATTCCGGCAAACGTGTCCGTATTTCCAAGTTTGTGGAAAAAATGGGTATCGATGCAATTAAAGAAGCTGTGTTATAG